The following proteins are encoded in a genomic region of Bacilli bacterium:
- the glp gene encoding gephyrin-like molybdotransferase Glp: protein MVMGTVAGSRFRRKAIQPEAAWEKIAACVQQLETIEVALAEAEGMHLAENVIAPAPLPHFARSGMDGFAIRSADIQTASSEHPVLLEVIDNIPCGAAPNKAVLPGTAARTMTGAMVPDGADAVIMLEMTEERNKDGKAYIAVRRSIAKGDNVSLAGSEIAQGELLMEAGRRIGAGEISLLAAFGYSRVKVHRRPVVAVLSTGTELLEVAEPLVPGKIRNSNAPMLAALIREEGGVARLAGKIPDDLAQAKRKLAELFGQADLVITTGGVSVGDYDIMTDLFNEWSGTMLFNKVAMRPGSPTTVGVLHKKLLFALSGNPGACHAGFKLFVLPALRGMQGQKQPQLPIVDAYLAADYPKVNGFRRYLRGRFQYQNGQIFVVPIGSDKSSVMVSIKDAECLIMIPPGGTGMRAGDPVQAIML from the coding sequence ATGGTAATGGGCACGGTTGCCGGCTCCCGTTTTCGCCGTAAAGCGATTCAGCCGGAGGCGGCTTGGGAAAAAATCGCGGCGTGTGTCCAGCAATTGGAGACAATCGAAGTCGCGCTCGCGGAAGCGGAAGGCATGCACCTCGCCGAAAACGTGATCGCCCCGGCTCCGTTGCCGCATTTTGCCCGTTCGGGCATGGACGGTTTCGCCATCCGGTCCGCGGATATCCAAACGGCATCGAGTGAACATCCGGTATTGCTGGAAGTGATCGACAATATTCCGTGCGGCGCGGCGCCGAACAAAGCCGTTTTGCCCGGCACGGCGGCGCGCACGATGACCGGCGCGATGGTCCCCGACGGCGCGGATGCCGTTATCATGCTGGAAATGACGGAAGAACGAAACAAGGACGGAAAAGCTTATATCGCGGTGCGCCGTTCAATCGCCAAAGGCGATAACGTATCGCTTGCCGGCTCGGAAATCGCGCAAGGAGAATTGCTGATGGAGGCCGGAAGGCGCATCGGCGCCGGGGAAATCTCGCTGTTGGCCGCGTTTGGCTACTCCCGTGTGAAGGTGCATCGCCGCCCGGTCGTTGCGGTATTGTCCACCGGCACGGAATTATTGGAGGTTGCCGAACCGCTTGTCCCGGGGAAAATCCGCAACAGCAATGCGCCCATGCTGGCGGCATTGATTCGCGAGGAAGGCGGGGTTGCGCGCCTGGCGGGAAAAATTCCCGATGATTTGGCGCAGGCCAAACGCAAGCTGGCCGAACTGTTCGGACAAGCCGACCTGGTCATCACCACGGGCGGCGTTTCCGTCGGCGATTACGATATTATGACGGATTTGTTCAACGAGTGGTCTGGAACGATGCTGTTCAACAAAGTCGCCATGCGGCCGGGAAGCCCGACAACCGTCGGCGTGCTGCACAAGAAACTGCTGTTTGCGCTCTCCGGCAATCCCGGAGCGTGCCATGCCGGATTCAAACTGTTCGTGCTGCCCGCGCTGCGCGGCATGCAGGGACAAAAGCAACCGCAATTGCCGATTGTCGATGCGTATTTGGCGGCGGACTATCCGAAAGTGAACGGCTTTCGCCGCTATTTGCGGGGGCGTTTTCAGTATCAAAACGGCCAAATTTTCGTCGTCCCGATCGGTTCCGACAAATCGAGCGTGATGGTGTCCATCAAAGACGCGGAATGTCTGATCATGATTCCTCCCGGCGGAACCGGCATGCGCGCGGGCGATCCGGTGCAAGCGATTATGTTATAG
- the moaC gene encoding cyclic pyranopterin monophosphate synthase MoaC, with protein sequence MAKQPELTHLNAQGRAKMVDVSAKKSSLRTAKAKTTVGMRPQTLLTIKRGGFAKGDVLSVAQIAGIMAAKKTGEWIPMCHPLGIDGADIAFSDNGHDELYIEATVKTTAKTGVEMEALTAVSCAALTVYDMCKAVDKTMAIGPTVLLQKTGGTSGDFIRDGEHSG encoded by the coding sequence ATGGCAAAACAACCGGAACTGACCCATTTGAATGCGCAAGGCAGGGCGAAAATGGTCGACGTCTCCGCCAAAAAAAGCTCGCTGCGCACGGCAAAAGCGAAAACGACAGTCGGCATGCGGCCGCAAACGTTGCTAACGATCAAGCGCGGCGGTTTTGCCAAAGGCGATGTGCTTTCGGTTGCGCAAATTGCCGGAATCATGGCGGCAAAAAAAACGGGAGAGTGGATCCCGATGTGTCATCCGCTCGGCATTGACGGGGCCGATATTGCTTTTTCCGATAACGGCCATGACGAATTGTACATCGAAGCGACGGTCAAAACGACTGCCAAAACAGGCGTTGAAATGGAGGCTTTGACCGCTGTTTCCTGTGCGGCGCTGACCGTATACGACATGTGCAAGGCGGTCGACAAAACGATGGCGATCGGGCCTACCGTGCTCTTGCAAAAAACAGGCGGCACAAGCGGTGATTTTATTCGTGATGGGGAGCATTCCGGATGA
- the moaD gene encoding molybdopterin converting factor subunit 1, whose amino-acid sequence MIRVLLFAALAEAANAARVALPLENGVTIGHVRAALADLHPEIADKLACCIAAVNQTYCPDETIVTAADEIAFIPPVSGG is encoded by the coding sequence ATGATCCGGGTGCTCCTTTTTGCCGCGCTGGCAGAGGCGGCCAACGCTGCGCGGGTTGCGCTGCCGCTCGAAAACGGCGTGACCATAGGCCATGTAAGAGCCGCGTTGGCGGATTTGCATCCGGAAATCGCCGACAAGCTCGCATGTTGTATAGCGGCGGTCAACCAAACTTATTGCCCGGACGAAACAATCGTTACGGCTGCGGATGAAATTGCCTTTATTCCGCCCGTAAGCGGAGGTTAA
- the mobB gene encoding molybdopterin-guanine dinucleotide biosynthesis protein B, whose protein sequence is MTVMQIIGYANSGKTTLLCRLIERLVSAGCHVGTVKHDAHCREFDVPGKDSWRHRKSGAKKTAFVSAAGTAYFEEGEAALAEIINRMQDVDIVLVEGFKAAPYRKIAVLRNPGDERILHAADNVVAAAVWANNGQWDGLGVDTMFDIDAIEEMADYIAQTALRREAP, encoded by the coding sequence ATGACAGTCATGCAAATTATCGGTTATGCCAATTCCGGAAAAACGACGCTGTTATGCCGGCTGATCGAACGGCTCGTATCCGCGGGATGCCACGTCGGGACGGTCAAACATGACGCGCATTGCCGCGAATTCGACGTCCCCGGCAAGGACAGCTGGCGCCATCGCAAGTCCGGAGCGAAAAAAACCGCTTTTGTTTCCGCTGCCGGAACCGCTTATTTTGAAGAAGGCGAAGCGGCCCTTGCGGAAATTATCAACCGTATGCAGGATGTCGATATTGTGCTGGTCGAGGGATTTAAAGCCGCCCCGTACCGCAAAATCGCCGTTCTGCGCAATCCCGGGGACGAACGCATCTTGCATGCCGCGGATAACGTGGTCGCCGCCGCCGTCTGGGCGAACAACGGCCAATGGGACGGGCTTGGCGTTGATACGATGTTCGACATTGATGCGATAGAAGAAATGGCTGATTATATCGCCCAAACGGCGCTCAGGAGGGAAGCTCCATGA
- a CDS encoding molybdenum cofactor guanylyltransferase — protein sequence MLSGIILAGGRGRRMGNKRKALLKIAGEPLISRQIRLMAPVCAEILVVVDEPAAFSGIVPADIRVLGDDDKYRGPLSGMERGLREAKERIAWVVACDQPFVSVAAAETLAQALQLSSADAAVVALDGTLEPLHGCYDAGCAKLAAEQLAQGNTRVVDFLRNIRTVRLDETAFAKIADPRLFCFDIDTPKQLAQARKWASRS from the coding sequence ATGCTAAGCGGAATCATTCTCGCCGGAGGGCGGGGCCGGAGAATGGGAAACAAGCGCAAAGCGCTGCTTAAAATTGCGGGGGAACCGCTAATCAGCCGGCAAATACGCCTGATGGCCCCCGTTTGTGCGGAAATACTCGTGGTCGTCGATGAACCGGCCGCATTTTCCGGCATTGTTCCGGCCGATATCCGGGTGCTCGGCGACGATGACAAATATCGCGGGCCGCTGTCCGGAATGGAGCGGGGCTTGCGGGAAGCGAAGGAGCGCATTGCCTGGGTTGTCGCCTGCGATCAGCCGTTTGTGTCAGTCGCGGCCGCGGAAACGTTGGCGCAAGCGTTGCAACTGTCGTCCGCCGATGCCGCCGTGGTCGCGCTGGACGGGACGCTTGAGCCGCTGCATGGATGCTACGACGCAGGCTGCGCAAAATTGGCGGCGGAGCAATTGGCGCAGGGCAACACGCGCGTTGTGGATTTTTTGCGGAATATCCGCACCGTGCGGCTGGATGAAACGGCATTTGCGAAAATTGCCGATCCCCGCTTGTTTTGTTTTGACATCGATACGCCTAAGCAGCTTGCCCAAGCGCGTAAATGGGCCAGCCGTTCGTAA
- a CDS encoding ThiF family adenylyltransferase codes for MNPCDPEKLPKYSRQTLFAPIGLQGQTKLAQAKAAVVGVGALGTALANYLVRAGVGYVRLIDRDVVEESNLNRQLLFGEDDASCSRPKAEAAAHALRRVNSAVQIEPVTEDLHAFNAARLLADMDIILDGTDNFSTRYLLNDVSLKFGIPWVYGGAVGARSVSISFVPRSTPCFRCLYPAMPGNGVLETCDTAGVIGPAAGLTASVQAAEALKILVGDSKRLRPSLIFIDLWSNEFRHIDVSGAKRKDCPACAEKNYEFLDAQAKSDLFQRLCGRNAVQVFPAGAVRLDLKSWADRLAHTGKVKLQRYMAQLQTDDGLRLLLFSDGRAIVEGTEDIEQARAIYRKYVGT; via the coding sequence TTGAATCCATGCGATCCGGAAAAATTACCCAAATATTCCCGGCAAACTTTGTTTGCGCCGATCGGACTTCAGGGCCAGACAAAATTGGCGCAGGCCAAAGCGGCAGTGGTCGGTGTCGGGGCGCTCGGCACCGCTTTGGCAAATTATTTGGTCAGGGCGGGCGTCGGCTATGTCCGGTTGATCGACCGGGATGTGGTGGAAGAAAGCAACCTGAACCGCCAACTGTTGTTTGGCGAAGACGATGCATCCTGCTCGCGCCCGAAGGCGGAAGCGGCGGCGCACGCGCTTAGGCGCGTCAATTCAGCCGTCCAAATCGAGCCCGTGACGGAGGATTTGCATGCGTTCAACGCCGCCCGATTGTTGGCGGATATGGATATCATCCTGGACGGGACGGACAATTTTTCCACCCGTTATTTGCTGAACGACGTCTCGCTGAAATTCGGCATCCCCTGGGTTTACGGCGGCGCGGTGGGGGCGCGATCTGTTTCCATTTCTTTCGTGCCCCGATCCACGCCGTGCTTCCGCTGTCTATACCCCGCGATGCCCGGCAATGGCGTTCTGGAGACATGCGACACCGCTGGCGTGATCGGGCCTGCCGCGGGATTAACGGCGTCTGTGCAAGCTGCGGAAGCGCTGAAAATACTCGTTGGCGACAGCAAGCGTCTGCGCCCGTCGCTCATTTTTATCGATTTGTGGAGCAATGAATTTCGCCATATCGACGTGAGCGGGGCAAAACGCAAAGACTGCCCGGCATGCGCGGAGAAAAACTACGAATTTCTGGATGCGCAGGCGAAGAGCGACCTGTTTCAGCGGCTATGCGGCCGGAACGCGGTGCAAGTTTTTCCCGCCGGCGCGGTCAGACTTGATCTAAAAAGCTGGGCGGATCGCCTCGCGCATACGGGCAAGGTAAAATTGCAGCGATACATGGCGCAATTGCAAACAGACGACGGCTTGCGGCTCTTGCTTTTTTCCGATGGCCGGGCGATCGTGGAGGGAACGGAGGACATCGAACAGGCCAGGGCGATTTATCGCAAATATGTCGGTACATAA
- the moaA gene encoding GTP 3',8-cyclase MoaA: MNVLAQSADSAARKMLVDRFNRVHDYLRISVTDRCNLRCVYCMPPEGMEFAPAENILSDREIVEVVRVVAGMGVTKLRITGGEPLVRKGLPDLIAKLAAIPGIADISMTTNGIYLAKKAKALKAAGLNRVNISLDSLKPERFAKITRGGDLQKVLDGIEACRKEGIAPIKLNVVLMKGENDDEIVDFLRMTRERPVHVRFIEYMPIGHQNDHWRKAYLPLTAVLDACSRSGMHAERVEKGPIGNGPAEVYRIAGAAGTFGLIHPVSDHFCGSCTRLRLTADGNVKPCLYWNDEFNVRKRIGDDEAVRNLFLQAIGAKPYNHEMAKALNNEKQSHTPTVRRMSQIGG; this comes from the coding sequence ATGAATGTGTTGGCACAGTCGGCCGATAGCGCCGCCAGGAAAATGCTGGTCGACCGGTTTAACCGGGTGCACGATTATTTGCGGATTTCCGTCACCGACCGCTGCAATTTGCGCTGTGTTTACTGCATGCCGCCGGAGGGGATGGAATTCGCGCCGGCAGAAAACATTTTAAGCGATCGCGAGATCGTAGAGGTCGTTCGGGTTGTCGCCGGCATGGGCGTGACCAAATTGCGTATAACGGGCGGGGAGCCGCTTGTGCGCAAAGGGCTTCCGGATCTGATCGCGAAACTCGCGGCGATACCCGGAATTGCCGATATCAGCATGACGACAAACGGCATTTATTTGGCCAAAAAAGCAAAAGCGCTGAAAGCGGCCGGACTAAACCGGGTCAACATCAGCCTCGATTCGCTAAAGCCGGAACGGTTTGCCAAAATCACGCGCGGCGGCGACCTGCAAAAAGTATTGGACGGCATCGAAGCGTGCCGCAAAGAAGGCATCGCGCCGATCAAATTGAACGTCGTGCTGATGAAAGGCGAGAATGACGATGAAATCGTCGATTTTCTGCGCATGACCCGGGAGCGCCCGGTGCACGTGCGTTTTATCGAATATATGCCGATCGGCCATCAGAATGACCATTGGCGAAAAGCGTATTTGCCGCTGACGGCGGTGCTGGATGCTTGCAGCCGATCCGGCATGCATGCTGAACGCGTGGAAAAAGGCCCGATTGGCAACGGCCCGGCGGAAGTATACCGGATCGCCGGGGCGGCCGGCACGTTCGGGCTGATCCATCCGGTCAGCGATCATTTTTGCGGCAGTTGCACAAGGCTCAGGCTTACCGCCGACGGAAATGTCAAACCCTGCCTGTACTGGAATGACGAATTCAACGTACGCAAACGGATCGGCGACGATGAGGCGGTGCGAAATTTGTTTTTACAAGCGATCGGCGCAAAGCCGTACAACCATGAGATGGCGAAGGCGCTGAACAACGAGAAGCAAAGCCATACGCCGACAGTGCGGCGGATGTCGCAGATTGGAGGTTGA
- a CDS encoding MogA/MoaB family molybdenum cofactor biosynthesis protein, with amino-acid sequence MKWQTAILTVSDKGYNGERKDMSGQVIRELAEKYLPCEIVDYRIVPDEMALISAALADMSAAGADLIFTTGGTGIGPRDVTPEATRQVIEKEIPGLAELMRMESLAKTKRAALSRGICGTRGKTLIINLPGGPAAVRENMTAVLELLPHALQVLTGSVKEHAHEG; translated from the coding sequence ATGAAATGGCAAACGGCGATTTTAACGGTCAGCGACAAAGGCTATAATGGAGAAAGAAAGGACATGAGCGGGCAAGTGATCCGCGAACTGGCGGAAAAATATCTGCCATGTGAAATTGTCGACTATCGGATCGTCCCCGATGAGATGGCGCTCATTTCAGCGGCTCTTGCGGACATGAGCGCAGCCGGCGCGGACCTCATTTTCACCACGGGAGGGACGGGAATCGGTCCGCGCGATGTTACCCCGGAGGCGACCAGGCAGGTGATTGAGAAAGAGATTCCCGGTCTTGCCGAATTGATGCGCATGGAGTCGCTGGCGAAAACAAAAAGAGCGGCGCTATCCCGCGGGATTTGCGGCACGCGGGGCAAAACGCTGATCATCAACTTGCCGGGTGGCCCCGCGGCGGTTCGGGAAAATATGACGGCCGTTCTCGAACTGCTGCCGCACGCGCTGCAAGTTTTGACCGGGAGCGTAAAGGAGCATGCCCATGAAGGCTGA